From the Canis lupus dingo isolate Sandy chromosome 37, ASM325472v2, whole genome shotgun sequence genome, one window contains:
- the PMS1 gene encoding PMS1 protein homolog 1 isoform X10, whose product MKQLPAATVRLLSSSQIITSVVSVVKELLENSLDAGATSIDVKLENYGFDKIEVRDNGEGIKAIDAPVMAVKYYTSKINSHEDLENLTTYGFRGEALGSICCVAEVLITTRTASDNFSTQYVLDGSGHIISQKPSHLGQGTTVTVLKLFKNLPVRKQFYSTAKKCKDEIKKVQDLLISYGILKPELRIVFIHNKRLAVLSLNLRSNS is encoded by the exons ATGAAACAGTTGCCTGCAGCAACAGTGCGCCTCCTTTCAAGCTCTCAGATAATCACTTCAGTGGTCAGTGTGGTAAAAGAGCTCCTTGAAAACTCTTTGGATGCAGGTGCCACAAGCATAGATGTTAAACTG GAGAACTATGGATTTGATAAAATTGAGGTACGAGACAATGGTGAGGGTATCAAGGCCATTGATGCACCTGTAATGGCAGTAAAATactatacttcaaaaataaatagtcATGAAGATCTTGAAAATTTGACAACTTACGGTTTTCGTGGAGAAGCCTTGGGATCAATTTGTTGTGTAGCTGAG gTTTTAATTACTACAAGAACTGCTTCTGATAATTTTAGCACCCAGTATGTTTTAGATGGTAGTGGCCACATAATTTCTCAGAAACCTTCACATCTTGGTCAAG GTACAACTGTaactgttttaaaattgtttaagaaTCTACCTGTAAGAAAGCAGTTCTATTCAACTgctaaaaaatgtaaagatgaaataaaaaaggtCCAGGATCTCCTCATAAGCTATGGTATACTTAAACCTGAGTTAAGGATTGTGTTTATACATAACAAG
- the PMS1 gene encoding PMS1 protein homolog 1 isoform X11 — protein MKQLPAATVRLLSSSQIITSVVSVVKELLENSLDAGATSIDVKLENYGFDKIEVRDNGEGIKAIDAPVMAVKYYTSKINSHEDLENLTTYGFRGEALGSICCVAEVLITTRTASDNFSTQYVLDGSGHIISQKPSHLGQGTTVTVLKLFKNLPVRKQFYSTAKKCKDEIKKVQDLLISYGILKPELRIVFIHNKEFYSFRSYI, from the exons ATGAAACAGTTGCCTGCAGCAACAGTGCGCCTCCTTTCAAGCTCTCAGATAATCACTTCAGTGGTCAGTGTGGTAAAAGAGCTCCTTGAAAACTCTTTGGATGCAGGTGCCACAAGCATAGATGTTAAACTG GAGAACTATGGATTTGATAAAATTGAGGTACGAGACAATGGTGAGGGTATCAAGGCCATTGATGCACCTGTAATGGCAGTAAAATactatacttcaaaaataaatagtcATGAAGATCTTGAAAATTTGACAACTTACGGTTTTCGTGGAGAAGCCTTGGGATCAATTTGTTGTGTAGCTGAG gTTTTAATTACTACAAGAACTGCTTCTGATAATTTTAGCACCCAGTATGTTTTAGATGGTAGTGGCCACATAATTTCTCAGAAACCTTCACATCTTGGTCAAG GTACAACTGTaactgttttaaaattgtttaagaaTCTACCTGTAAGAAAGCAGTTCTATTCAACTgctaaaaaatgtaaagatgaaataaaaaaggtCCAGGATCTCCTCATAAGCTATGGTATACTTAAACCTGAGTTAAGGATTGTGTTTATACATAACAAG